The following are encoded in a window of Cucurbita pepo subsp. pepo cultivar mu-cu-16 chromosome LG12, ASM280686v2, whole genome shotgun sequence genomic DNA:
- the LOC111806557 gene encoding polygalacturonase QRT2-like, with protein MCRGLLGRRCRLPFLIAIVVFEFFSACSSSYADVDPPPLINRGDGKDRDHQHYGYSSKFSSMLTTRLEKMASSPVASSEIFNVDDYGAMGDGEDDSQAFKEAWKEACSSTNAIFLVPNDRTYHLKPITFSGPCNSPFVFKIEGTIKASPHISDYEKDRRHWIVFENLAEFTVEGKGTINGNGRKWWLNSCKVNKTLPCKEAPTAVTFYQCTNLRVEGLRFRNAQKMHLSFQKCSNVKALNLWIYAPGNSPNTDGIHVTATQIILIQNCLIMTGDDCISIVSGSKNVRAKGITCGPGHGISIGSLGAGKSEAEVSNVVVDTAKFKGTSNGVRIKTWQGGKGYAENIIFQNIVMDNVTNPIIIDQNYCDQKEPCTQQAEAVQVSNVMYQNIRGTSGSEVAVKFDCSKSFPCQEILLQDIDLVHRDKADDKPTQAEASCKNARLKNRGRVSPQCPGRR; from the exons ATGTGTCGGGGATTGCTCGGTCGTCGTTGTCGTCTTCCCTTTCTCATCGCCATTGTcgtttttgagtttttctcgGCCTGCTCTAGCTCGTACGCTGACGTTGATCCTCCCCCTTTGATTAACCGTGGTGATGGGAAGGATCGTGATCACCAGCATTATGGGTACTCTTCCAAATTCTCGAGCATGTTGACAACGAGGTTGGAGAAAATGGCTTCGTCGCCCGTGGCGTCGTCGGAGATATTTAACGTGGATGATTATGGGGCAATGGGCGATGGAGAAGACGATAG tcaggCGTTTAAAGAAGCTTGGAAGGAAGCTTGTTCGTCCACGAATGCCATCTTTTTGGTTCCTAATGATCGAACTTATCATCTTAAGCCAATCACATTTTCGGGGCCTTGTAACTCTCCTTTTGTATTTAAG ATTGAAGGGACAATAAAAGCCTCCCCACATATATCAGATTACGAGAAAGACAGAAGGCATTGGATTGTATTTGAAAATCTAGCAGAATTTACAGTGGAAGGTAAAGGCACCATtaatggaaatggaagaaaatggtggTTAAATTCATGCAAAGTCAACAAAACCCTT CCCTGCAAGGAAGCTCCAACA gcTGTTACTTTCTATCAATGTACCAATCTGAGAGTGGAAGGGCTGAGGTTCAGAAATGCACAAAAGATGCATCTTTCCTTTCAGAAATGCAGCAATGTCAAAGCTCTAAATCTATGGATTTATGCACCAGGAAACAGCCCCAACACTGATGGCATTCATGTCACGGCCACACAAATCATTCTCATCCAAAACTGTCTTATAATGACTG GTGATGACTGTATTTCGATCGTAAGTGGGTCGAAAAATGTTCGAGCAAAGGGCATAACTTGTGGACCGGGCCATGGGATCAG TATTGGAAGCTTGGGAGCTGGAAAATCAGAAGCTGAGGTTTCTAATGTGGTGGTTGATACAGCAAAGTTTAAAGGAACATCAAATGGAGTGAGAATCAAAACTTGGCAG GGAGGCAAAGGGTATGCAGAAAACATAATATTCCAGAACATTGTGATGGACAATGTGACCAACCCAATAATCATAGATCAAAACTACTGTGATCAGAAAGAACCATGTACACAACAG GCAGAAGCAGTACAAGTGAGTAATGTAATGTACCAGAACATCAGAGGCACAAGCGGTTCGGAAGTGGCTGTGAAATTCGATTGCAGCAAAAGCTTCCCATGTCAGGAGATTCTTCTACAAGACATCGATCTTGTCCACAGAGATAAAGCAGACGATAAACCCACCCAAGCCGAAGCTTCCTGTAAAAATGCCAGATTGAAGAATAGAGGAAGGGTTTCACCACAGTGCCCTGGACGACGATGA